Within Chiloscyllium punctatum isolate Juve2018m unplaced genomic scaffold, sChiPun1.3 scaffold_515, whole genome shotgun sequence, the genomic segment TGACAGGATCGCTTGCTTTTCACCGgagctgggttaatgacagctctCACAGCCTCGGCAAAGACCTCTTTAATGCCTTCCTGGTTGAGGGCGGAGCACTCCATATATTTGACAGCCTGGATCTGCTTGGCCAGCCCGTTGCCCTGGTGATGGGAAATGGGGCTCAGGCTCTGCTCCTTCAGCTTCTTGATGGTCTCAGGGTCATTCCTCAAGTCCTTCTTGGTGCCCACGAGAAGCATTGGCACATCCGGGCAGTGGTGGGTCACCTCAGGGTGCCACTTATGGCGCACATTCTCATACGATGGGGGGCTGGCTATGGAGAAGCAGATGATGAAGACGTCAGTCTGGGGGTAGGATAATGTCCTCAGTCTGTCATACTCCTC encodes:
- the LOC140473093 gene encoding LOW QUALITY PROTEIN: rho-related GTP-binding protein RhoG-like (The sequence of the model RefSeq protein was modified relative to this genomic sequence to represent the inferred CDS: inserted 1 base in 1 codon), whose protein sequence is MQSIKCVVVGDGAVGKTCLLICYTTNAFPKXYIPTVFDNYSAQITVDNRTVSLNLWDTAGQEEYDRLRTLSYPQTDVFIICFSIASPPSYENVRHKWHPEVTHHCPDVPMLLVGTKKDLRNDPETIKKLKEQSLSPISHHQGNGLAKQIQAVKYMECSALNQEGIKEVFAEAVRAVINPAPVKSKRSCQLL